A single region of the Salipaludibacillus sp. LMS25 genome encodes:
- the fabF gene encoding beta-ketoacyl-ACP synthase II: protein MTKNRVVVTGVGAVTPLANNMEDTWGKLVRGESGIGYLTKFEEGMFPATVAAQADDFDPALYMDVKEARKMDRFTQFAVASAHMAVKDANLTIDESNADRIGVWIGSGIGGMETYEKQFRLYEKRGYRRVSPFFVPMLIPDMASGQVSISLGAKGINSCSVTACASGANSIGDAFKVIQRGDADIMITGGAEAPLTEMSFAGFSSARALSTNGDPKTASRPFDKNRDGFVMGEGAAILILESLDSAKKRGATIIGEISGYGATGDAYHVTAPAPEGEGAVRAMKQALADAGLQPEEVGYLNAHGTSTEYNDKYETMAAKSVFGHYAEKLPISSTKSMTGHLLGAAGALEAIISLRTINEGLILPTMNYETPDPDCDLDYVPNEARQADVSVAMSNSLGFGGHNVSLIFKRYE from the coding sequence GTGACAAAAAATAGAGTAGTTGTAACTGGTGTAGGTGCGGTCACACCGTTAGCAAATAACATGGAAGATACATGGGGAAAGTTAGTAAGAGGGGAATCAGGAATTGGTTACCTTACAAAATTTGAAGAGGGGATGTTCCCTGCTACAGTAGCCGCACAAGCCGATGATTTTGACCCAGCATTATATATGGACGTTAAAGAGGCCCGAAAAATGGATCGGTTCACACAGTTTGCCGTGGCTAGTGCTCATATGGCTGTGAAAGATGCCAATTTAACGATCGATGAGTCAAATGCAGATCGTATAGGAGTTTGGATTGGTTCAGGTATCGGTGGCATGGAAACCTATGAAAAACAGTTTCGCCTTTACGAGAAACGGGGTTATCGAAGAGTTTCACCATTTTTTGTGCCTATGCTTATTCCTGATATGGCATCAGGCCAAGTATCTATAAGCTTGGGAGCTAAAGGGATTAATTCTTGCTCAGTGACAGCCTGTGCCTCTGGCGCAAATTCAATTGGGGATGCTTTCAAAGTTATTCAACGTGGTGACGCTGATATTATGATAACAGGGGGGGCAGAAGCGCCTCTTACCGAAATGTCATTTGCTGGATTCTCTTCCGCGCGAGCTTTATCTACCAATGGTGATCCGAAGACGGCAAGTCGTCCATTTGATAAAAACAGGGATGGTTTCGTTATGGGTGAAGGAGCGGCTATTCTAATACTAGAATCGTTAGACTCTGCTAAAAAGCGGGGAGCGACGATAATTGGCGAAATTAGTGGCTACGGGGCTACAGGCGATGCTTACCATGTGACTGCGCCAGCGCCAGAAGGTGAAGGTGCCGTTAGAGCAATGAAACAGGCTTTAGCTGATGCTGGCTTGCAGCCGGAAGAGGTTGGCTACCTAAACGCTCATGGAACAAGCACAGAATACAACGATAAATACGAAACGATGGCGGCTAAATCTGTTTTCGGACATTATGCTGAAAAGCTACCGATTAGTTCAACGAAATCAATGACCGGACATCTATTAGGAGCAGCAGGCGCATTAGAAGCCATTATTTCCTTGAGAACAATTAATGAAGGACTTATTTTACCTACGATGAATTATGAAACACCAGATCCAGATTGTGATTTAGATTATGTCCCAAATGAAGCGAGACAAGCTGATGTCTCAGTTGCCATGAGTAATTCACTCGGTTTCGGTGGGCATAATGTGTCTTTAATATTTAAACGATATGAGTAA
- the trpS gene encoding tryptophan--tRNA ligase, translated as MKTIFSGIQPSGIGTLGNYLGALRNFPPLQENYDCYFCIVDQHAITVPQDRLTLRKNIKSLAAFYIAAGIDPDKSTLFIQSEVPAHAQLGWILQCTSYIGELERMTQFKDKSAGKDAVSSALLTYPPLMAADILLYGTHIVPVGEDQKQHLELTRNLAERFNRKYNDIFTVPEVQIPKVGARIMSLTEPTKKMSKSDPNTKSYISLLDDEKQIIKKIKSAVTDSENEIRFDPENKPGVSNLLTIFSLCSSYSIAELETQFKNAGYGPFKEAAAEAVAATLRPIREKYDHLIASSELDAILDHGAEKANKKAMKMLKKAEKALGLGR; from the coding sequence ATGAAAACAATATTTTCTGGTATTCAACCAAGTGGCATTGGGACACTAGGTAACTATTTAGGTGCTTTAAGAAACTTTCCACCTCTTCAAGAAAACTACGACTGCTATTTTTGTATCGTCGATCAACATGCTATTACTGTTCCACAAGATCGACTTACCCTTCGCAAAAACATTAAAAGCCTAGCAGCCTTTTATATTGCGGCAGGAATCGATCCCGATAAATCTACGTTATTTATACAATCGGAAGTACCTGCTCACGCCCAATTAGGCTGGATTTTGCAATGTACAAGCTATATTGGTGAGCTAGAGCGCATGACACAATTTAAAGATAAGTCCGCCGGAAAGGATGCGGTCTCTTCTGCTTTGCTTACTTACCCACCTCTAATGGCTGCAGACATCCTTTTATATGGTACACACATAGTCCCTGTCGGAGAAGATCAAAAGCAGCATCTTGAACTTACAAGAAACTTAGCTGAACGTTTTAATCGAAAATACAATGATATTTTCACCGTACCAGAAGTTCAAATTCCAAAGGTTGGTGCCAGAATAATGTCATTGACAGAACCAACTAAAAAAATGAGTAAATCTGATCCAAATACGAAAAGTTATATTTCTTTACTAGATGACGAGAAACAAATTATTAAGAAAATAAAAAGTGCTGTGACAGATTCTGAAAATGAGATCCGTTTTGATCCAGAAAATAAGCCTGGTGTCTCCAACTTATTAACGATTTTTTCTCTTTGTTCGTCTTATTCCATTGCCGAGTTGGAAACGCAGTTTAAAAATGCGGGTTACGGCCCTTTCAAAGAAGCTGCTGCTGAAGCAGTTGCTGCTACGCTTCGGCCAATCAGGGAAAAATACGATCACTTAATTGCATCATCAGAATTAGATGCTATTCTAGATCACGGAGCGGAAAAAGCAAACAAAAAGGCAATGAAAATGCTGAAAAAAGCTGAAAAAGCACTCGGTTTAGGGAGGTAG
- the liaF gene encoding cell wall-active antibiotics response protein LiaF: MKKFIGSIILMIGILFLLVNTGTIDASITNMLTTFWPVIVIVLGVKLLFEGIMYFFHGLKRDRWHIGKIIWGAVVVSGGGVLLGNQAGWFYYSVRDFWSWLWPVIIVYIGFKVLFDRDTYVEVSLDSDDMEQVKRQKKQKRKKMREEDSFPSSCTTTHRNQTDGKQRTKKNYRIFIGEMTLGRQPWEPDGVDVNMGIGSIELDLTKAILKEGDNVIDVTNWIGSVEVYVPKQMAVQAAAEVKLGEVTLFDDSHAGTGRQATYTSPGFYEAEKRLILNVNLSIGDVEVLTVD; the protein is encoded by the coding sequence ATGAAGAAATTTATAGGAAGCATCATTTTAATGATAGGTATTCTTTTTTTACTTGTGAATACCGGTACAATTGATGCTAGTATTACAAATATGTTAACTACATTTTGGCCTGTTATTGTGATAGTGCTAGGTGTGAAATTATTATTTGAAGGAATCATGTATTTCTTTCATGGATTGAAAAGAGACCGCTGGCACATCGGTAAAATTATATGGGGAGCTGTAGTAGTGTCTGGTGGGGGTGTTCTGCTAGGTAATCAGGCGGGTTGGTTTTATTATAGCGTAAGAGATTTTTGGAGTTGGTTATGGCCGGTAATCATCGTTTACATCGGCTTTAAAGTTTTATTTGATAGAGACACGTATGTTGAAGTGTCTTTAGATAGTGATGATATGGAACAGGTGAAAAGGCAGAAAAAACAAAAAAGAAAAAAAATGAGGGAAGAAGATAGCTTTCCATCTTCATGTACAACCACTCATAGGAACCAAACAGATGGAAAGCAGCGGACGAAAAAGAACTATCGAATCTTTATAGGAGAAATGACATTAGGCCGTCAACCGTGGGAACCAGATGGCGTTGATGTCAATATGGGGATCGGAAGTATTGAACTCGATTTGACGAAAGCGATCTTAAAAGAAGGCGATAACGTTATAGATGTTACAAATTGGATTGGGTCTGTAGAAGTTTACGTTCCAAAACAAATGGCTGTTCAAGCTGCAGCAGAAGTGAAGCTCGGGGAAGTGACGTTATTTGATGATAGTCATGCAGGGACAGGGAGACAGGCCACCTATACGAGTCCAGGCTTTTATGAAGCCGAAAAGAGACTTATTCTTAATGTTAATTTAAGTATTGGAGATGTGGAGGTACTGACTGTTGACTAA
- a CDS encoding beta-ketoacyl-ACP synthase III, whose product MQAGIWGMGTYIPEKVLTNKDLEKRIDTSDEWIRTRTGIEERRIASDSINTSHMSFFAAKEALDKAGVKAEELDMIIVATVTPDRSFPSVSSMIQAQLGATKAAAMDVSAACAGFVYGLVVAKQFIETNTYKHVLVIGTEKLSKLVDWEDRNTAVLFGDGSGAAVLGPVSDDKGILSFELGSDGTGGDHIRMDDYLFMNGREVFKFAVRQMGESSLNVVKKAGLEKEDVDFLVPHQANIRIMEAARQRLDLPEEKMSKTVNKYGNTSSASIPLSLAHELEEGNIKEGDIVVIVGFGAGLVWGAATIRWGR is encoded by the coding sequence ATGCAAGCTGGAATTTGGGGAATGGGAACATATATACCAGAAAAGGTTCTCACGAATAAAGACCTTGAGAAAAGAATTGATACATCTGATGAATGGATTAGAACACGTACAGGTATTGAGGAGCGTCGTATTGCCTCTGATTCAATAAATACATCCCATATGAGCTTTTTTGCCGCTAAAGAAGCGTTAGATAAGGCCGGTGTGAAAGCGGAAGAATTAGATATGATTATCGTAGCGACTGTCACACCTGATCGTAGCTTCCCTTCTGTATCATCAATGATACAAGCACAACTTGGAGCTACAAAAGCAGCAGCTATGGACGTGAGTGCTGCTTGTGCAGGGTTTGTTTATGGTCTTGTGGTGGCTAAACAGTTTATTGAAACAAATACGTATAAACATGTCCTCGTGATTGGGACTGAAAAACTGTCCAAGCTGGTGGATTGGGAAGATCGAAATACAGCTGTATTATTCGGAGACGGTTCCGGGGCTGCTGTGTTGGGACCTGTTTCTGATGATAAAGGCATTCTTTCATTTGAGTTGGGTTCAGATGGAACGGGTGGCGATCATATTAGAATGGACGACTATTTATTTATGAATGGAAGAGAAGTATTTAAATTTGCTGTAAGACAGATGGGAGAGTCATCTTTAAACGTCGTTAAAAAAGCCGGTTTGGAAAAAGAAGATGTGGATTTTCTTGTGCCACATCAAGCAAACATCCGAATTATGGAAGCTGCGAGACAACGACTTGATCTGCCAGAAGAAAAGATGTCTAAAACAGTGAATAAATATGGTAATACGTCTTCTGCTTCAATTCCGTTATCACTGGCACATGAATTAGAAGAAGGAAACATAAAAGAGGGCGATATTGTTGTCATTGTAGGATTTGGTGCGGGCCTTGTGTGGGGAGCGGCAACTATAAGATGGGGCCGATAA
- a CDS encoding DUF3603 family protein encodes MLHMKDIWVNWFEGEENSYNVCEFFEWKKSDKIELLDQVTVVKINSTLLDYIENTLQELPEELLADVYRQSFARQKSERTPLDYCFIGTDGLRAIVVDTIGYHTPIRKSKMVPRQEEQLLQLVEGQPEAEYYMDYLECEKEYHILSPEPCLMLGLIRKEKQLKQLLFMALDQLYSEAALAEVRYWYTEWAPEKYHAIQFMDFEEVWQGLYDEIKEGWSEKHESYCYAMIKGQPFFEKLWELQFEEEKRKTKK; translated from the coding sequence ATGCTCCATATGAAAGATATTTGGGTCAATTGGTTTGAAGGAGAAGAGAATAGTTATAACGTTTGCGAATTTTTTGAATGGAAAAAAAGTGATAAAATTGAACTTTTAGATCAAGTAACGGTAGTGAAAATTAATTCAACATTGCTTGATTACATTGAAAATACGTTGCAAGAATTACCGGAAGAGCTACTAGCAGATGTCTATCGTCAGAGTTTCGCACGACAGAAAAGTGAGCGGACGCCTTTAGATTATTGTTTTATTGGAACAGATGGTTTAAGGGCCATTGTAGTAGATACCATCGGTTATCATACGCCGATTAGAAAAAGTAAAATGGTACCTCGTCAAGAAGAGCAGCTCCTACAACTTGTGGAGGGGCAGCCTGAAGCTGAGTATTACATGGATTATTTAGAGTGTGAAAAAGAGTATCATATTTTATCTCCAGAACCGTGTTTAATGTTAGGGTTAATCCGAAAAGAAAAACAACTAAAACAGCTACTTTTTATGGCTTTAGATCAACTTTATAGTGAGGCAGCGTTAGCAGAGGTGAGGTATTGGTATACTGAATGGGCGCCGGAAAAATATCATGCTATTCAATTTATGGATTTTGAAGAAGTGTGGCAAGGCCTGTATGATGAGATTAAAGAAGGATGGTCAGAGAAACATGAAAGCTATTGTTATGCGATGATAAAGGGCCAACCTTTCTTTGAAAAGTTATGGGAATTGCAATTTGAAGAAGAGAAACGGAAAACTAAAAAATAA
- a CDS encoding response regulator transcription factor produces the protein MTEKIKVLVVDDHEMVRMGLVTYLNVEDDMEVVGEAGDGKEAIQKAEECLPDVILMDLLMSNMNGIEATKVLSKTTAKVIVLTSYLDDEMLFPVIEAGAFSYLLKTSNAAEIAAAIRKAVNDEPTFQGQVTQKMIQYMNKKPKHNDLTNREKEVLSLIGKGKSNKEIGEELFIGIKTVKTHVSHILAKLELEDRTQAAIYANKHHLV, from the coding sequence GTGACGGAGAAAATTAAAGTATTAGTGGTCGATGATCATGAAATGGTACGCATGGGGCTTGTCACATACCTCAATGTTGAAGACGACATGGAAGTCGTCGGTGAAGCAGGGGATGGTAAGGAAGCCATTCAAAAGGCAGAAGAGTGTCTTCCGGATGTTATTTTAATGGATTTACTGATGTCTAATATGAACGGGATAGAAGCGACGAAGGTATTGTCTAAAACGACTGCTAAAGTCATCGTTTTGACGAGCTACCTTGATGATGAGATGTTATTTCCAGTGATAGAAGCAGGAGCATTCAGTTATCTGTTAAAAACATCTAATGCAGCGGAAATTGCTGCTGCTATTCGCAAAGCAGTCAATGATGAACCAACTTTTCAAGGCCAAGTGACTCAAAAGATGATTCAGTATATGAATAAAAAACCGAAACATAATGACTTAACAAATAGAGAGAAGGAAGTACTTAGTCTAATAGGAAAAGGGAAATCAAACAAGGAGATCGGAGAAGAATTATTTATTGGTATAAAAACAGTGAAAACGCATGTGAGTCATATTCTCGCAAAGCTGGAGCTTGAAGATCGGACACAAGCAGCCATTTATGCAAATAAACATCACTTAGTTTAA
- a CDS encoding TlpA disulfide reductase family protein — MKHLHLIILCFLLFIGGVFFLQSTNDRVLVEKAMSQKEVAEVQNSEGIYKKLSLDTLEGSEYSLEGLAGKRTFLFFFTSWCHVCEDQWQQVLEAKATQQDSSLEFIAINLTKEEFREDDVGNYLSQYTKENMMILLDKEGEAQREFDVKGIPTSFIIGEEGTIIHRQDGLIMAEEIVKKMTK, encoded by the coding sequence ATGAAACACTTACACTTAATCATATTGTGTTTTTTATTATTTATTGGCGGTGTCTTTTTTCTACAGTCTACTAATGATCGCGTCTTAGTTGAAAAAGCAATGTCTCAAAAAGAAGTGGCAGAGGTTCAAAACAGTGAAGGCATTTATAAAAAATTGAGTTTGGATACTTTAGAAGGAAGCGAGTATTCTTTGGAAGGTTTAGCAGGAAAGCGGACATTTTTGTTTTTTTTCACGTCATGGTGCCACGTTTGTGAAGACCAATGGCAGCAAGTTTTGGAAGCTAAGGCAACTCAACAAGACTCCTCACTAGAATTCATTGCGATTAATTTAACTAAAGAGGAATTCCGTGAAGATGATGTGGGCAACTATTTATCGCAATACACTAAGGAGAATATGATGATTTTATTGGATAAAGAAGGAGAAGCTCAACGCGAATTTGATGTAAAGGGTATCCCTACAAGTTTTATAATAGGAGAAGAAGGCACCATTATTCACCGACAAGATGGGCTTATTATGGCAGAGGAGATAGTCAAAAAAATGACGAAATAA
- a CDS encoding ABC transporter permease, with product MRNLESHQLVFETSRIKQFFIEGWILFRIQLSIIRESWALIFILASVFPFTTLMFLKFFTENPSDELIMRMITGNMLFALIIMGMNVMAQDISSQKHQGHFTFYASLPIAKLNFVLANLFRGMLMSFPSFIILGLIGQVVYEVQFKLSFGIIPVAFLTIMSVVGIGVFLGFWSPNLQLTNLLVQALMMFVSFLTPVMVDMNQLPAILQWISYVFPTTYAAAALRELLIIGWTWTVTVNTLVLLFFTILSYILIVKKINWRMET from the coding sequence ATGCGTAATTTAGAGAGTCATCAGCTCGTGTTTGAAACGTCAAGAATCAAACAATTTTTTATAGAAGGTTGGATATTGTTTCGTATCCAACTGTCTATCATTCGGGAAAGTTGGGCGCTTATCTTTATTTTAGCTTCTGTGTTTCCTTTTACAACGTTAATGTTCTTGAAGTTCTTTACAGAAAACCCTAGCGACGAGCTAATTATGCGGATGATTACAGGTAATATGTTATTTGCTCTGATCATAATGGGGATGAATGTGATGGCACAAGATATTTCCTCGCAAAAGCACCAAGGACATTTTACGTTTTATGCGTCACTGCCTATCGCAAAACTTAACTTTGTCTTAGCTAATTTGTTTCGAGGCATGTTAATGAGCTTTCCGTCCTTTATTATTCTTGGCTTAATTGGTCAAGTCGTCTATGAGGTGCAGTTCAAGCTAAGTTTTGGAATTATTCCTGTAGCATTTTTAACGATTATGAGTGTCGTCGGGATAGGCGTATTTCTTGGATTTTGGTCACCGAATCTTCAGCTAACAAATTTGCTTGTGCAAGCATTAATGATGTTTGTCAGCTTTCTCACACCGGTCATGGTGGATATGAATCAGCTTCCTGCCATCTTGCAATGGATATCTTACGTATTTCCGACTACTTATGCTGCCGCTGCTTTAAGGGAATTATTAATAATTGGATGGACATGGACAGTGACAGTTAATACTCTTGTACTTCTCTTCTTCACTATACTGTCTTATATATTAATTGTGAAAAAAATTAATTGGCGAATGGAAACGTAA
- a CDS encoding Crp/Fnr family transcriptional regulator: MTNRLYNYRAKSPFFHELSVENKQHLLLHGEELTFPQGHILFYEGEVVKYIYLILEGQVRMSKMTMDNKKFIIHLKGDYDVVGEFSLFNEMKVSMTAEVKTPSRILRLEREILEGVFAQNGAIATAFIKLFARNTQSTQAKFSDLLLYGKHGAFYSVLIRLAHSYGIEHADGIKIDIKLTNQELADLIGSTRETVNRLFNGLKKANSVSLEKGHMIIKEIEVLKKHLQCDKCPLEICTLS; encoded by the coding sequence ATGACCAACCGATTATATAATTACCGAGCTAAAAGTCCTTTCTTCCATGAGTTATCAGTTGAAAATAAGCAACATTTACTTCTCCACGGGGAAGAGTTAACATTCCCACAAGGTCACATTCTTTTCTACGAAGGAGAAGTCGTAAAGTATATTTACCTTATTTTAGAAGGTCAAGTGAGGATGAGCAAAATGACAATGGATAATAAAAAATTTATTATTCATTTAAAAGGGGACTACGATGTGGTTGGGGAATTCAGTCTCTTCAATGAAATGAAGGTGAGTATGACAGCTGAAGTTAAAACGCCCTCCCGTATTCTTCGACTAGAAAGAGAAATATTAGAAGGTGTGTTTGCCCAAAATGGGGCAATCGCCACAGCATTCATTAAGTTATTTGCCCGGAATACTCAGTCCACGCAGGCAAAATTTTCTGATCTATTACTCTATGGCAAACATGGTGCTTTTTATTCCGTTCTCATTAGGCTTGCTCATTCTTATGGCATTGAACATGCAGACGGCATAAAAATTGATATTAAATTAACCAATCAGGAACTAGCTGATTTAATCGGTTCAACAAGAGAAACCGTCAATAGACTCTTTAATGGTTTAAAAAAAGCAAATAGTGTGTCTCTTGAGAAAGGTCATATGATTATTAAAGAAATAGAGGTACTAAAAAAGCACCTCCAATGTGACAAGTGCCCTTTAGAAATATGCACATTATCATAA
- a CDS encoding ABC transporter ATP-binding protein, which produces METIYDVKNVTKSYKKGSVTANSHITMSVHKGEILGLLGPNGAGKSTLIKQMVAHTNSTEGVITYKGINVNNQAKKVSREVAYYSQEPASLTSLKVKEAIYFCGRLRGLTRKSADMETAKLIAKLGLEAVKDKMLQRISGGQKRLAGIGTTLIGASHVLILDEPTNELDPKKRRLVWDIIQEKNREGVTVILVTHNILEAEQVVDRVAVINHGKLLALDNVSSLKERVDQRLRVDITFKSNGDTRILMDDLSPFGTLIPRTEQQTRIMIEKNKLSSIIELIQSRENIHSYAITPPTLEDVYFHIDNDLKKGEPSYA; this is translated from the coding sequence ATGGAGACGATTTATGACGTGAAAAATGTGACCAAAAGTTATAAAAAGGGAAGCGTCACAGCTAATTCTCACATTACTATGTCTGTTCATAAGGGAGAAATTCTCGGATTACTCGGTCCGAATGGTGCAGGGAAGTCCACTCTTATTAAACAAATGGTGGCGCACACTAACTCGACAGAGGGAGTGATTACGTATAAAGGGATAAATGTTAATAATCAGGCAAAAAAAGTCAGCCGCGAGGTGGCCTATTATAGTCAGGAGCCTGCATCATTAACTAGTTTGAAGGTAAAAGAAGCGATTTATTTTTGCGGAAGGCTACGCGGCTTGACGCGCAAAAGTGCAGATATGGAAACGGCTAAACTGATCGCCAAATTAGGTTTGGAAGCGGTAAAGGATAAAATGTTACAACGAATATCTGGTGGGCAAAAGCGTCTTGCTGGTATCGGCACCACATTAATTGGGGCTTCACACGTGCTTATATTAGATGAACCTACGAATGAATTAGATCCGAAAAAACGGCGACTTGTATGGGATATTATTCAGGAAAAAAATCGAGAAGGCGTCACGGTTATCCTAGTCACGCACAACATTTTAGAAGCTGAACAAGTGGTAGATAGGGTAGCTGTTATCAATCACGGTAAATTGTTAGCTTTAGATAACGTCTCTTCCTTAAAGGAACGCGTAGATCAACGGTTACGTGTGGATATTACCTTCAAATCAAATGGTGACACGAGGATTCTGATGGATGACTTATCGCCTTTTGGCACACTCATTCCTAGGACAGAGCAACAAACACGCATAATGATTGAGAAAAATAAACTTTCTAGCATCATTGAATTGATTCAATCAAGAGAAAATATTCACTCGTACGCGATTACCCCACCAACTCTCGAAGATGTTTATTTCCATATTGATAATGATTTAAAAAAGGGAGAGCCGTCCTATGCGTAA
- a CDS encoding sensor histidine kinase — MTKQKGGRRKIRSKDSRLEGMIWDLLRMQLKVMLTAGSAVYVFIIMGYTFTATSEEPVHGGIFQPLLNLGEEPLILFVITSVLTVIFLISGWFYAYSYGLSLKKTIAHFIHQLKQFQRGSLNKKITVQRRDELQKLANEVNELTDDLERQIVSMRRLVNENASLIEEAERGAGLEERRKLARDLHDAVSQELFAVSMSLGAMPKVLAKNKDNAVALFKQIEQMVHHAQQELRALIMHLRPVTLEGKSLTQAVESLMEELCKKHPAMHFHCDLKAIPQMEKGIEEQLFRVLQEGLSNVMRHANAKTATIDAKIGHQILLIVMEDDGDGFYSETIHQEKTGNYGLLSMKERLIELGGHLTIVSYPGKGTKLEFRVPLTKQIDAKGGISSDGEN; from the coding sequence TTGACTAAGCAAAAAGGAGGCAGGAGAAAAATCCGTTCAAAAGATTCGAGGCTTGAAGGGATGATTTGGGACCTACTACGTATGCAGTTAAAAGTCATGTTAACGGCTGGGTCAGCAGTCTATGTATTTATTATAATGGGTTATACATTTACGGCTACTTCAGAAGAACCTGTACATGGGGGCATTTTTCAACCATTATTAAATCTTGGAGAAGAACCGTTAATACTCTTCGTTATAACGAGTGTTTTAACCGTTATTTTTCTTATTTCTGGTTGGTTTTACGCGTACTCATACGGATTATCGTTGAAGAAAACCATCGCTCACTTCATTCATCAATTAAAACAATTTCAACGAGGTTCTTTAAATAAAAAAATTACTGTCCAACGGCGAGATGAGTTACAAAAGCTTGCAAATGAAGTAAATGAATTAACAGATGATTTGGAAAGGCAAATTGTATCAATGAGACGGCTCGTAAATGAAAATGCCAGCTTAATTGAAGAAGCAGAAAGAGGCGCAGGATTAGAGGAGCGTCGCAAGCTAGCGAGGGATTTACACGATGCTGTTAGTCAGGAGTTGTTTGCTGTATCCATGTCATTAGGAGCCATGCCTAAAGTCCTGGCCAAAAATAAAGATAATGCAGTGGCTTTATTTAAACAAATTGAGCAGATGGTACACCATGCCCAACAAGAATTAAGGGCACTGATTATGCACTTACGACCTGTAACATTAGAAGGGAAGTCCTTAACTCAGGCAGTGGAAAGTCTTATGGAAGAATTATGTAAAAAACATCCAGCTATGCATTTTCATTGTGACTTAAAAGCAATCCCACAAATGGAAAAAGGGATTGAAGAGCAATTATTTAGAGTACTTCAAGAAGGACTATCAAATGTTATGCGTCATGCTAATGCAAAAACAGCAACAATAGATGCGAAAATAGGTCATCAAATTTTATTGATCGTTATGGAAGACGATGGTGATGGCTTTTATTCTGAGACCATCCACCAAGAAAAAACAGGTAATTACGGTCTTTTATCAATGAAAGAACGATTAATAGAACTTGGCGGTCACCTAACAATTGTCTCTTATCCGGGGAAAGGGACGAAATTGGAATTCCGTGTGCCTTTAACTAAACAAATTGATGCTAAAGGGGGGATAAGTAGTGACGGAGAAAATTAA
- a CDS encoding DUF2268 domain-containing putative Zn-dependent protease (predicted Zn-dependent protease with a strongly conserved HExxH motif) has protein sequence MKVHDSSTWVLNHYIKHQSIKKTFAPLLEKRPEKSLDEWFRFLYEQGLLPVEKETKKAWFDWHKRVNKKELERFIKKMKTIFQGPDTDIIIFPLNMKHGIILEELDGKNGIAFPGFILAFWKETLPEIDQKALLLHEYHHASRLFHRGENERSISLLESMIMEGLAEWEVANHLGEDHMAPWAKNYDRNMLLVWWKKVYHQYILLQGRHTYKSLLFGGERHIPPLTGYKLGYDIVKTHLSNNEATLDSLTLLKKAPETFLTGPYKMNEGLH, from the coding sequence GTGAAAGTACATGATTCATCTACTTGGGTTCTTAATCATTATATAAAGCACCAGTCTATTAAGAAGACATTTGCCCCGCTATTGGAGAAACGGCCTGAAAAATCTCTCGATGAATGGTTTCGTTTTCTATATGAACAAGGCTTATTACCTGTAGAGAAGGAGACTAAAAAAGCGTGGTTTGACTGGCATAAAAGAGTGAATAAAAAGGAGTTAGAGCGGTTTATTAAAAAAATGAAGACCATTTTTCAAGGGCCAGATACAGACATAATTATCTTTCCATTGAATATGAAACACGGAATTATTTTGGAGGAACTGGATGGGAAAAACGGGATAGCATTCCCAGGATTTATTTTGGCCTTCTGGAAAGAAACATTGCCTGAGATTGACCAAAAAGCATTATTGCTTCATGAGTACCATCACGCTTCCCGACTATTTCATAGAGGTGAAAATGAACGATCAATAAGTTTATTAGAGTCGATGATTATGGAAGGGTTGGCTGAATGGGAAGTGGCGAATCACTTGGGGGAAGATCATATGGCTCCTTGGGCTAAAAATTATGATCGCAACATGTTGCTTGTATGGTGGAAGAAAGTATACCACCAATATATTTTACTTCAAGGAAGGCACACGTATAAGTCATTGTTATTCGGGGGAGAACGGCATATCCCTCCTCTTACTGGCTATAAACTAGGTTACGATATTGTAAAAACACACTTGTCTAATAATGAAGCGACTTTAGATTCATTAACCTTATTAAAAAAAGCTCCTGAAACTTTTTTAACTGGTCCATATAAAATGAATGAAGGTCTCCATTGA